Proteins co-encoded in one Aerococcaceae bacterium DSM 111021 genomic window:
- a CDS encoding NAD(P)H-dependent oxidoreductase, which translates to MSRTIVYVAHPDVATSSSQQFLLSSGKQITDVTYIDLQSEFENKGLFDSEKERARLLSYDRIIFQFHLYWYQAPAILKLWLDNVLQDRQMNSQFARQLVSKELGLVVVAGVNEGQYQAGGREKRTLSELLSPFESLAHYYNMTYLPIFSVHQFAYMSELEKMELMYQYACYLVEGTHLSYLKYQRFLLEKLDTTESEQLNLSAEQEVLFELWKNMLEDQADEVSELFDLTDRW; encoded by the coding sequence ATGAGTAGAACGATTGTATATGTAGCCCATCCAGATGTAGCTACTTCAAGTAGTCAGCAATTTCTATTAAGTTCGGGTAAACAAATAACGGACGTAACTTATATTGATTTACAAAGTGAATTTGAAAATAAAGGTCTGTTCGATAGTGAAAAGGAACGGGCGCGCTTATTGAGTTACGACCGAATTATTTTTCAATTTCATCTTTATTGGTACCAAGCCCCGGCTATATTGAAGCTATGGTTAGATAATGTTCTTCAAGATAGACAGATGAATTCACAGTTCGCGAGACAATTAGTGTCAAAAGAATTAGGATTAGTTGTAGTGGCGGGTGTTAACGAGGGACAGTATCAAGCAGGTGGGAGAGAGAAGCGCACACTATCAGAGTTATTATCCCCATTTGAATCTTTGGCTCATTATTATAATATGACTTATTTACCTATTTTTTCAGTCCATCAATTCGCATACATGAGCGAACTAGAAAAAATGGAATTGATGTATCAGTATGCTTGTTACTTAGTAGAAGGAACGCATCTGAGTTATTTGAAGTACCAGCGATTCTTATTGGAGAAGTTAGATACTACTGAGTCTGAGCAACTGAATTTATCAGCTGAACAAGAAGTATTATTTGAGTTATGGAAAAATATGCTAGAAGACCAAGCAGATGAAGTCAGTGAATTATTCGATTTAACAGATCGGTGGTAA
- the whiA gene encoding DNA-binding protein WhiA: MTFASDVKKECTLLEVHREHAKAELTALIRMNGAVSIYQQKFILNIQSENAAIARRIYTLLKDHYQVEGELIVRRKMKLKKNNVYIVRSRINVKGILEDLNILDMVGIGLNTKVTNDIMDNEQKKRSYLRGAFLAGGSVNNPESTNYHLEIYSSYDEHNKDVCQIMNDFDLNAKTINRRNGYITYIKEAEKISDFLAIIGASGGVLRFEDIRIVRDMRNSVNRLVNCENANMNKTIDASQRQLEAIRLIDEYQGLTSLPDKLKDMAEFRLSNPDMSLKELGEQIPGGPISKSGVNHRLRKIVKMAEEIA; this comes from the coding sequence ATGACATTTGCTTCAGACGTAAAAAAAGAATGTACACTGTTAGAAGTACACCGTGAACATGCTAAAGCTGAATTAACTGCGCTGATTCGAATGAATGGTGCTGTGAGTATTTACCAACAGAAATTCATACTAAATATTCAAAGTGAAAATGCAGCCATTGCCCGAAGAATTTATACTCTTTTAAAAGATCACTATCAAGTTGAAGGTGAATTAATTGTTCGACGCAAGATGAAGCTTAAAAAGAATAATGTTTACATTGTACGCAGTCGTATTAATGTAAAAGGAATTCTTGAAGATTTGAATATATTAGATATGGTTGGAATTGGGCTTAATACAAAAGTTACAAATGATATTATGGATAACGAACAAAAGAAACGTTCATACTTACGTGGGGCTTTCTTAGCAGGAGGTTCGGTTAATAATCCAGAATCAACTAATTATCATTTAGAGATTTATTCTAGCTATGATGAACATAATAAAGATGTTTGTCAGATTATGAATGATTTTGATTTGAATGCTAAAACAATTAATCGACGTAATGGGTACATTACATATATCAAAGAAGCAGAGAAAATATCTGACTTTTTAGCTATTATTGGTGCATCAGGTGGAGTGTTGCGATTTGAAGATATTCGTATTGTGCGTGATATGCGTAATTCTGTGAATCGATTGGTTAACTGTGAGAATGCTAATATGAACAAAACCATTGATGCATCGCAGCGTCAACTTGAAGCGATTCGATTGATTGATGAGTATCAAGGGTTAACTTCATTGCCAGATAAACTGAAAGATATGGCAGAATTTAGATTGAGTAATCCAGATATGAGTTTAAAAGAATTAGGGGAACAAATTCCAGGAGGACCTATATCAAAATCTGGGGTCAATCATCGTTTAAGAAAAATTGTAAAAATGGCAGAAGAGATAGCCTAA
- a CDS encoding single-stranded DNA-binding protein, translated as MNKAMFVGRIVRDVKLKKVGNHGRVVNNVVAINQYQKDAKGDRQADFIPFVAWNHLADLLVSYTAKGHQIAITGKMQSRKYTDSDNNDRYIVECLVEELKLIQPRDNNSSKQTQTSETQAGPTQEANQQIDEESIRAMMAQ; from the coding sequence TTGAATAAAGCAATGTTTGTCGGAAGAATTGTACGAGACGTTAAACTTAAAAAAGTTGGTAATCATGGTAGAGTCGTAAATAATGTTGTTGCGATTAATCAATACCAAAAAGATGCCAAAGGCGATCGTCAAGCTGATTTCATTCCATTTGTTGCATGGAATCATCTAGCAGATCTGCTTGTTAGCTACACTGCTAAAGGCCACCAGATTGCCATAACTGGTAAGATGCAAAGCCGCAAATACACAGATAGTGACAACAATGACCGTTACATTGTTGAATGCCTTGTTGAAGAACTAAAATTAATTCAACCCCGCGATAATAATAGTTCTAAACAAACGCAAACTAGTGAAACGCAAGCCGGCCCAACCCAAGAAGCCAACCAACAAATTGACGAAGAAAGTATTCGTGCAATGATGGCACAGTAA
- a CDS encoding C40 family peptidase yields MKKTFSKSLFKTLFTSALALSSVAAPVLASAQNYDALINEAEVQIEGLSAQQTALYAQLATAYAEIDTIQAEATVVLEAVAQDDALIAELEEEITQLEDIISKREGLLADQARAVQVSGGSSNYLNYVASSDSVSDFVGRVDVINKMVSANKDLLNVQITDKESVESKKSETETTKNQKVDKMVELEALKAELSAQTVASEEFYNQLTNDISLAASHRDALVAERAAFEEAQRIAAEQAAAAQAQAIAEAEAAAQAAAQAEAQAIADAQANAQAQADAAALAQAEAEAAAQAAEEAQAVVDQTPVVEETPVVEETPVVEETPVVEETPVVEETPVVEEAPVVEETPVVEEAPVVEETPVVEEVPVVEEEIIADTPAWEVVEEVPATDNQAAIDAEAAAQAAAEAEAAAQAEAAAQAEAAAQAAAEAEAQAAAEAAAAQAQAEAEAAAQAAAEAAAEAEAAQGSVDALLSNASQYLGTPYVWGGKSPSGFDCSGFVQHVFQETYGINVGGWTGAQENAGSHISVGEAQAGDLYFWGTPGSTYHVAIATGNGNYIHASQPGTPLEYNSVSSYFMPSFALRVNK; encoded by the coding sequence ATGAAGAAAACTTTTTCTAAGAGCCTATTCAAAACTTTATTTACATCTGCATTAGCATTAAGTTCAGTTGCAGCACCAGTTTTAGCTTCGGCACAAAACTACGATGCATTGATTAATGAAGCGGAAGTACAAATCGAAGGTTTAAGTGCTCAACAAACAGCACTATACGCACAACTAGCTACAGCATATGCTGAGATTGATACAATTCAAGCAGAGGCAACAGTAGTCCTTGAAGCAGTAGCACAAGACGATGCGTTAATCGCTGAATTAGAAGAAGAAATTACTCAACTTGAAGATATTATTAGTAAACGTGAAGGCTTATTAGCTGATCAAGCGCGTGCTGTTCAAGTAAGTGGTGGATCATCTAATTATTTAAACTATGTAGCATCATCAGATTCAGTAAGTGATTTTGTTGGTCGTGTTGATGTCATTAACAAAATGGTATCTGCAAACAAAGATTTATTAAATGTTCAAATTACAGATAAAGAATCAGTTGAAAGCAAAAAATCTGAAACTGAAACGACAAAAAATCAAAAAGTTGACAAAATGGTTGAACTTGAAGCATTAAAAGCTGAATTATCAGCACAAACTGTTGCTTCAGAAGAATTTTATAACCAGTTAACAAATGATATTTCATTAGCAGCATCTCACCGTGATGCATTAGTTGCTGAACGTGCAGCTTTCGAAGAAGCACAACGTATTGCGGCAGAACAAGCAGCAGCGGCACAAGCTCAAGCAATTGCAGAAGCCGAAGCGGCAGCTCAAGCAGCGGCACAAGCTGAAGCACAGGCAATCGCAGACGCTCAAGCAAACGCACAAGCACAAGCTGATGCAGCGGCATTAGCTCAAGCAGAAGCTGAAGCAGCAGCGCAAGCGGCAGAAGAAGCACAAGCAGTAGTTGATCAAACACCTGTAGTAGAAGAAACTCCAGTGGTTGAAGAAACACCTGTAGTAGAAGAAACTCCAGTGGTTGAAGAAACACCTGTAGTAGAAGAAACTCCAGTAGTTGAAGAAGCACCTGTAGTAGAAGAAACTCCAGTAGTTGAAGAAGCACCTGTAGTAGAAGAGACTCCAGTGGTTGAAGAAGTACCAGTAGTAGAAGAAGAAATTATTGCTGATACACCTGCATGGGAAGTTGTCGAAGAAGTACCAGCAACTGATAACCAAGCAGCTATTGACGCAGAAGCAGCGGCTCAAGCGGCAGCCGAAGCAGAAGCAGCGGCTCAAGCAGAAGCAGCAGCTCAAGCAGAAGCAGCAGCTCAAGCGGCGGCAGAAGCTGAAGCACAAGCAGCAGCCGAAGCGGCAGCAGCACAAGCTCAAGCAGAAGCAGAAGCAGCAGCTCAAGCGGCAGCCGAAGCAGCAGCCGAAGCAGAAGCAGCTCAAGGAAGTGTTGATGCATTATTATCAAACGCGTCACAATATCTTGGAACGCCTTATGTCTGGGGCGGAAAATCACCTTCAGGTTTTGACTGTTCAGGATTCGTACAACACGTATTCCAAGAAACTTATGGAATTAACGTCGGTGGATGGACTGGCGCTCAAGAAAATGCTGGATCACACATCAGCGTTGGAGAAGCACAGGCTGGAGACTTATATTTCTGGGGTACACCAGGTTCAACTTATCACGTTGCAATCGCAACAGGTAACGGAAACTATATCCATGCTTCACAACCAGGAACACCTTTAGAGTATAATTCAGTAAGTTCATACTTTATGCCAAGTTTCGCATTACGCGTTAACAAATAA
- a CDS encoding response regulator transcription factor: MNVLMIEDNESVSEMMSMFFETEGYEATFHQDGAEGYEAYKNEPTKWDIVILDLNLPSMDGMQICRNIRKISNETPIIMLTARDSESDQVIGLEIGADDYVTKPFSPITLLARMKALHRRAHVTSTQEEVEIPSDFDVETEIIHINTSTREAYYNDKPIENLTPKEFDLLVAFTEHPKRVFSREDLLTSLWEDPFYGDERTVDAHIKKLRQKIEQVGPQIIQTVWGVGYKYESPGEE; encoded by the coding sequence ATGAACGTACTAATGATAGAAGATAATGAATCAGTAAGTGAAATGATGTCAATGTTTTTTGAAACAGAAGGCTATGAAGCTACTTTCCACCAAGATGGTGCTGAGGGTTACGAGGCTTACAAAAACGAACCAACTAAATGGGATATCGTCATATTAGACTTGAACCTGCCATCAATGGATGGGATGCAAATATGCCGGAATATACGAAAAATTTCAAATGAAACGCCCATCATTATGTTAACGGCGCGAGACTCCGAAAGTGATCAAGTGATTGGACTTGAGATTGGTGCAGATGATTATGTTACAAAACCATTTAGCCCGATAACATTACTGGCTCGTATGAAGGCTCTACACCGTAGAGCCCACGTAACATCAACACAAGAAGAGGTTGAGATACCATCGGATTTTGATGTTGAGACAGAGATTATTCATATTAATACATCAACACGTGAGGCTTATTATAATGACAAGCCAATTGAGAATTTAACACCAAAAGAGTTTGATTTATTAGTTGCCTTTACAGAACATCCAAAGCGCGTATTTAGCCGCGAGGATTTGTTAACAAGTCTATGGGAAGACCCATTTTATGGTGATGAACGAACAGTTGATGCACATATTAAAAAATTACGACAGAAAATTGAACAAGTTGGTCCACAAATTATCCAAACTGTCTGGGGAGTCGGTTATAAATACGAGTCACCAGGTGAGGAATAA
- the rapZ gene encoding RNase adapter RapZ: MSDTLELVIITGMSGAGKTVAVQSFEDLGYYCIDNMPPNLLPTFWELMKESGKITRIALVIDLRTREFFSELENVIGKMDNTQFITTRIVFLEANDQALVSRYKETRRKHPLATQERTITGIQKEREMLRDIRARSQMIVDTTELSPRQLREKIIEVFAADTYQPFHVEVVSFGFKFGVPIDADIVMDVRFLPNPHYVDELRPKTGLDTEVYDYVMKQPETEEFYTRFMSLIKYCLPGYKKEGKSSVTVAIGCTGGKHRSVALAKRIGTELENDHYVVNVSHRDKFKNKESVNRS; this comes from the coding sequence ATGTCTGATACATTAGAATTAGTAATAATTACCGGTATGAGTGGGGCAGGTAAAACTGTCGCAGTACAAAGTTTTGAGGACTTAGGGTATTATTGCATCGACAACATGCCACCAAATTTACTTCCAACATTTTGGGAATTAATGAAAGAATCAGGGAAGATAACGCGTATTGCGTTAGTTATTGATTTAAGAACACGCGAATTCTTTAGCGAACTTGAGAATGTTATTGGAAAGATGGATAACACTCAATTTATAACAACACGCATTGTTTTCTTAGAGGCCAATGATCAAGCTTTAGTTTCAAGATATAAAGAAACACGTAGAAAGCATCCTCTAGCAACACAAGAAAGAACGATAACAGGTATCCAAAAAGAACGAGAAATGTTACGTGATATTAGAGCACGTTCTCAAATGATTGTTGATACAACTGAATTATCACCAAGACAATTACGTGAAAAGATTATCGAAGTGTTCGCTGCCGATACTTATCAACCATTTCATGTTGAGGTTGTATCTTTTGGCTTTAAATTTGGCGTGCCAATTGACGCTGATATTGTAATGGATGTAAGATTCTTGCCTAATCCGCATTATGTTGATGAATTAAGACCTAAAACAGGACTCGATACAGAAGTATATGATTACGTCATGAAACAGCCAGAAACAGAAGAATTCTATACGCGTTTTATGAGCTTAATTAAATATTGTTTACCAGGATACAAAAAAGAGGGTAAATCAAGTGTAACAGTAGCTATAGGTTGTACAGGTGGAAAACATCGTTCAGTTGCCTTAGCTAAGCGAATCGGCACAGAGTTAGAAAATGATCATTATGTGGTGAATGTCTCACACCGCGATAAATTTAAAAATAAAGAATCGGTTAATCGATCATGA
- a CDS encoding tyrosine--tRNA ligase, whose translation MHILEDLEWRGAINQQTDSEGLKKLTNEKAISLYCGVDPTGDSMHIGHLIPFMVLKRFQIAGHNPVVVIGGATGSIGDPSGRNSERQLQTMDVVKDNANKLTQQMDKLFLKGDEANSGFRVVNNYDWLSELSLLDFLRDYGKHFNINTMLAKDIVASRLEVGISFTEFTYQILQSIDFHYLYKHMDVQLQVGGADQWGNITAGLDFIRRMEGSEAEAYGLTIPLMLKSDGTKFGKSAGNAIWLDPEQTTPYEFYQFWINQQDSDVPKFLKYFTFLSKEEIEALEVEITENPHLRVAQRRLAEEITRFVHSQESLEEAQQITEALFTGNVGQLSAKQIKEGFKNMPQSTVSKETANLAVWLVDTGIVDSRRQSREFIHNNAISINGEKIADVDYEIGPDDAIDGKYIIVRRGKKKYHLVILED comes from the coding sequence ATGCATATTCTAGAAGATTTAGAGTGGCGCGGAGCCATCAATCAACAAACAGACTCAGAAGGTTTAAAAAAATTAACAAATGAAAAAGCAATTAGTCTATATTGCGGTGTTGACCCTACTGGGGACTCGATGCATATTGGGCATTTAATTCCATTCATGGTTCTTAAACGATTCCAAATAGCAGGCCACAATCCTGTTGTCGTTATCGGAGGAGCTACCGGTTCTATTGGTGATCCAAGTGGTCGTAATAGCGAACGTCAGTTACAAACAATGGATGTTGTTAAAGATAATGCGAATAAACTTACTCAGCAAATGGATAAGTTATTTTTAAAAGGCGATGAAGCAAATAGTGGCTTCCGTGTCGTTAATAATTACGATTGGTTAAGTGAATTATCTTTATTAGATTTCTTACGTGACTACGGTAAACACTTCAATATTAATACAATGCTTGCTAAAGATATTGTTGCATCACGTTTAGAAGTTGGTATCTCATTCACTGAGTTTACTTACCAAATATTACAATCGATTGACTTCCATTACTTATACAAACATATGGACGTTCAACTGCAAGTTGGTGGAGCGGATCAATGGGGTAATATTACAGCTGGTCTTGATTTTATTCGTCGAATGGAAGGCTCAGAAGCTGAGGCTTATGGTCTAACAATTCCTTTAATGCTAAAATCTGACGGAACAAAATTTGGTAAATCTGCTGGAAACGCGATCTGGTTAGACCCAGAACAAACAACTCCATATGAATTCTACCAATTTTGGATTAACCAACAAGATTCAGATGTGCCTAAATTCCTAAAATACTTCACATTCTTATCTAAGGAAGAAATTGAAGCATTGGAAGTTGAAATCACAGAAAATCCACACTTACGTGTTGCTCAAAGACGTTTAGCTGAAGAGATTACTCGCTTTGTTCACAGTCAAGAATCACTTGAGGAAGCTCAGCAAATCACTGAAGCACTCTTTACCGGGAATGTGGGTCAACTTTCTGCGAAACAAATTAAAGAAGGTTTCAAAAACATGCCACAAAGTACCGTATCAAAAGAGACAGCTAATTTAGCAGTTTGGCTTGTTGATACAGGTATCGTAGATTCAAGAAGACAATCACGTGAATTTATTCATAACAATGCGATTTCAATTAACGGTGAGAAAATTGCTGATGTTGATTATGAGATTGGACCAGATGACGCCATTGATGGCAAGTACATTATTGTTCGTCGCGGTAAAAAGAAATATCATTTAGTTATATTAGAAGACTAA
- a CDS encoding HAMP domain-containing histidine kinase, with product MKVLWQQVIAFLLVIIATVALFAYRIEDEMTTEIEQTREQQLLNYGYNIVNNNFSRDDLVRTSQLLASENIMIQVYLLDGRTIYPMYDQRFDANLSQEELNLIQSGQYLGFRTVNRYNQDGQVEPYLTVYLPHQDVGEFPSGFISLAAPLNDLQSRLDAVRQNIFISLILAIIMGIIISGVYSVLQTRKIHRLQYATRQIGQGNYNVAIDTEGQDEFGDLARDFQKMSRSLLESQEEIRRQEELRRQFMMDVAHEMRTPLTTMSGLLEGLQHNMIPEKQRGRSLELIQRESQRLTRLVNENLDYEKIRSQQFVLTKQANNGRKLLVQIKEQLSRKAAKKNINIYVEANEHLIIWADYDRIIQILINLVTNAIQFSEDSDILIKGTMHEECSEIKVIDHGIGIDSKQIKSIWERFYKVDESRKNTEFGESGIGLAVVQSLIEAHGGKIEVESELGVGSVFTVKLPHENKT from the coding sequence ATGAAAGTTTTATGGCAACAGGTAATTGCCTTTTTATTAGTCATTATTGCAACGGTCGCTTTATTTGCTTACCGAATTGAAGATGAGATGACAACTGAAATAGAACAAACGCGTGAACAACAACTACTAAATTATGGTTATAATATCGTAAACAATAACTTCTCGCGAGATGATTTGGTCAGAACATCACAGCTATTAGCGAGTGAGAATATTATGATACAAGTCTACTTGTTGGATGGTCGGACGATTTATCCAATGTATGATCAACGTTTTGATGCGAACTTATCTCAAGAAGAGTTAAATTTAATTCAATCAGGACAATATCTCGGTTTTCGAACAGTGAATCGTTACAACCAAGATGGCCAAGTTGAACCATATCTTACGGTTTATCTCCCCCATCAAGACGTAGGAGAGTTCCCTTCGGGCTTTATTAGTTTAGCTGCACCTTTAAATGACTTGCAATCAAGGCTTGATGCGGTGAGACAGAATATATTTATCTCATTAATACTTGCAATCATAATGGGTATCATTATTAGTGGGGTTTACTCAGTATTGCAAACACGCAAAATTCATCGCCTTCAATATGCGACGAGGCAAATTGGGCAAGGTAATTATAACGTAGCGATTGATACAGAGGGACAAGATGAGTTTGGAGACTTAGCAAGAGACTTCCAAAAGATGTCACGATCTTTGCTGGAATCACAAGAAGAGATTCGCCGACAGGAAGAACTCCGGCGCCAGTTTATGATGGATGTTGCTCATGAGATGCGAACGCCTCTCACGACAATGAGTGGACTTCTTGAAGGGTTGCAACATAATATGATTCCAGAGAAGCAACGAGGTAGAAGTTTGGAGCTTATTCAGCGTGAAAGTCAACGATTAACGCGACTCGTCAATGAAAACTTAGACTATGAAAAAATCCGTAGCCAACAATTCGTCCTGACGAAGCAAGCCAATAATGGAAGAAAGCTTTTAGTACAAATTAAGGAGCAGCTATCTCGTAAAGCTGCCAAGAAAAACATTAACATTTATGTTGAAGCAAACGAGCATTTAATTATTTGGGCTGATTATGATCGAATCATTCAAATTTTAATTAATTTGGTAACCAATGCGATTCAATTCTCAGAAGATAGTGATATTTTAATTAAAGGAACGATGCACGAAGAGTGTAGCGAGATTAAAGTTATTGATCATGGAATTGGAATTGATTCAAAACAAATCAAGAGTATATGGGAACGATTCTATAAAGTTGACGAATCGAGAAAGAATACAGAGTTTGGAGAGTCAGGTATCGGATTGGCTGTAGTTCAATCTCTTATTGAAGCTCATGGCGGTAAGATTGAAGTTGAAAGTGAATTAGGGGTAGGGTCAGTATTTACAGTCAAGTTACCTCATGAAAATAAAACGTAA
- a CDS encoding phospho-sugar mutase, which yields MSWEAMYQLWENHESLDKELKKELGQLSREDTEDAFGANLSFGTAGMRGVLGPGTNRMNIYTIRQATEGLAKLIEDAGEAAKKRGVAIAYDSRHYSPEFAMEAAMVLGQHGIKSYVYESLRPTPVLSFAVRHLNTYAGIMITASHNPAEYNGYKVYGEDGGQMPPEDADKLTEYVRAIDNPLEVVVGDKTDLLGSGTIEIIGERIDHAYLEEMKSVTVDLDLVESMKDDVNIVFTPLHGTGLMIGMKALEQIGFNNIQVVKSQADSDGDFPTVKSPNPESADAFVEAEELGRSIDADILLATDPDADRLGAMIRVADGSYQLLTGNQIASIMLDYILNARREKGELPENGVAVKSIVSTDLADAIIESYGLEMVEVLTGFKFIAEKIKEYEETNEHTFLMGFEESYGYLVQPFVRDKDAIQALVILAELTAFHKKAGRTLGDALEEIYDKHGYFVEKTISVSFPGLSGKEKMANIMSQVRENAPSELGGISIKKAADYLEGTVKYAEGKATRLDYPSSDALKYTLEDGSWVAFRPSGTEPKIKLYLGVRGDNREEVDQKAFAIEADMRKLTE from the coding sequence ATGTCTTGGGAAGCTATGTATCAATTATGGGAAAATCATGAATCACTAGATAAAGAATTAAAAAAAGAGTTAGGTCAATTATCACGCGAAGACACAGAAGACGCATTCGGAGCAAACTTAAGTTTTGGAACAGCTGGAATGCGTGGCGTGTTAGGGCCTGGTACAAACCGCATGAATATCTATACAATTCGCCAAGCTACTGAAGGATTAGCCAAGTTAATCGAAGATGCCGGGGAAGCAGCTAAAAAACGCGGTGTTGCAATTGCTTACGATTCTCGTCATTATTCACCTGAATTTGCAATGGAAGCCGCGATGGTTTTAGGACAACATGGGATAAAAAGTTATGTGTATGAAAGTTTAAGACCAACACCAGTTCTTTCATTTGCAGTTCGTCATTTAAATACATATGCTGGAATTATGATTACCGCAAGTCATAATCCTGCAGAATACAATGGATATAAAGTCTATGGTGAAGATGGTGGGCAAATGCCACCAGAAGATGCGGACAAATTAACTGAATACGTACGTGCAATTGATAATCCACTTGAAGTCGTCGTTGGGGATAAGACAGATTTACTTGGCTCAGGTACGATTGAAATTATTGGTGAACGAATTGATCATGCTTACTTAGAAGAGATGAAGAGCGTGACGGTTGATTTAGATTTAGTTGAATCGATGAAAGATGATGTAAATATTGTCTTCACACCATTACACGGTACGGGTTTAATGATCGGGATGAAAGCATTAGAGCAAATTGGTTTCAATAACATTCAAGTTGTTAAATCACAGGCAGACTCTGATGGAGATTTCCCAACGGTTAAATCACCGAACCCAGAATCTGCAGATGCTTTTGTTGAAGCAGAGGAATTAGGACGTTCAATCGATGCAGATATTCTGTTAGCTACTGACCCAGATGCAGACCGTCTAGGTGCAATGATTCGTGTTGCAGATGGTTCATATCAATTATTAACTGGGAATCAGATTGCTTCAATTATGCTAGATTATATTCTTAATGCACGTCGTGAAAAAGGCGAATTACCTGAGAATGGTGTAGCTGTGAAATCAATTGTATCAACTGATTTAGCAGATGCTATTATTGAGAGTTATGGTTTAGAGATGGTTGAAGTATTGACAGGATTCAAATTTATTGCTGAAAAGATCAAAGAATATGAAGAAACAAATGAACATACTTTCTTAATGGGATTCGAAGAAAGTTATGGTTATTTAGTTCAACCATTCGTGCGTGATAAAGATGCGATTCAAGCTTTAGTTATCTTAGCAGAATTAACAGCATTCCATAAAAAAGCTGGACGCACTTTAGGCGATGCATTAGAAGAAATCTATGATAAGCATGGGTATTTTGTTGAGAAAACTATTTCAGTTTCATTCCCAGGACTTTCTGGTAAAGAGAAGATGGCTAATATCATGAGTCAAGTACGTGAAAACGCACCGTCAGAATTAGGTGGGATTTCTATCAAGAAAGCAGCTGACTATTTAGAGGGAACAGTTAAATATGCAGAAGGTAAAGCAACAAGATTAGACTATCCATCATCGGACGCATTAAAGTATACATTAGAAGATGGTAGCTGGGTTGCATTTAGACCAAGTGGTACAGAGCCTAAGATTAAGTTGTATTTAGGTGTACGTGGAGACAACCGTGAGGAAGTCGATCAAAAAGCGTTTGCCATTGAAGCTGATATGCGAAAACTAACTGAGTAA
- a CDS encoding YvcK family protein: MNEKVKPRYKVAVIGGGTGLPVILRGLKHLNASISAIVTVADDGGSSGVIRDYINVVPPGDIRNCMSALSEREADFIDLFQYRFESSDDFLAGHAIGNLLIAALKEMHGSMQDAIDILSKWMHIQGQILPAAQEALVLNALFEDGTIAVGESSIASHRKKIKEVLVTTTEGEEAIKSSPRVVDAIMEADMIILGPGSLYTSILPNLMIKEIGDAIVKTDAEVVYICNIMTQLGETENFTDADHVEVLHEHLKNQFIDTVLVNTTEVPEDYIRTQPNEEYLLQVKHDFKGIREQNCRIISSEFLSMKYGGAYHDTEKVVEELGYLLNSLKLAPKKLQKQ; the protein is encoded by the coding sequence ATGAATGAGAAAGTAAAACCACGATATAAAGTAGCTGTTATCGGTGGAGGAACAGGTCTGCCTGTAATACTTCGCGGGTTAAAACATTTGAATGCAAGTATTTCCGCAATTGTCACTGTCGCAGATGATGGTGGTAGTAGTGGAGTGATTAGAGACTATATAAATGTGGTTCCCCCCGGAGATATTCGAAATTGCATGAGCGCTTTATCGGAGCGTGAAGCTGATTTTATAGATTTATTTCAGTACCGCTTTGAATCAAGTGATGATTTTTTAGCGGGACATGCGATCGGTAATTTATTAATTGCGGCCTTAAAAGAAATGCATGGCTCAATGCAAGATGCGATTGATATATTATCAAAATGGATGCATATTCAAGGGCAAATTCTGCCTGCAGCCCAAGAAGCACTTGTATTGAATGCTTTATTTGAAGATGGAACAATTGCTGTGGGGGAGTCCAGTATTGCCTCACATCGTAAAAAAATTAAAGAAGTATTAGTAACAACAACTGAAGGTGAAGAAGCGATAAAATCTTCGCCACGAGTGGTTGATGCGATAATGGAAGCAGATATGATTATATTGGGGCCAGGAAGTCTTTATACAAGTATCTTGCCCAATCTAATGATTAAAGAAATTGGCGATGCAATTGTGAAGACAGACGCAGAAGTTGTCTATATATGTAATATTATGACCCAATTAGGTGAGACTGAGAACTTTACCGATGCTGACCATGTCGAAGTATTACATGAACATTTAAAAAATCAGTTTATTGACACTGTTCTTGTTAATACAACAGAAGTACCAGAAGACTATATTAGAACACAACCAAATGAAGAATATTTACTACAAGTAAAACATGATTTTAAAGGGATTCGAGAGCAAAACTGTCGAATTATATCAAGTGAATTTCTTAGCATGAAATATGGTGGGGCGTATCATGATACTGAGAAAGTCGTTGAAGAATTAGGTTACTTGTTGAATTCATTAAAGTTGGCCCCCAAAAAGCTACAAAAGCAATAA